The segment AATTCAGGTGCTTTTGTGTATGCCTCGGCATAGATCTTTATCGCCTCTGCATTCGCCTGCCCTCTGATTTCTTCTGCTGTACGGTACCCTTCGGATTCAATGCGGTCCAGTTCCCTTTTCATTGACCCAAGGATTTCTGCTTCCTCTTTTCTTCCCTCCGATTCATACCGGTTTGCAATACGTATACGCTCCGAACGCATCCGGTCATATATTTTCGGAATGACCGCTTCAACATAATTAATATACCAGATACGTATATCCACCAGTTCGATTCCGTAGCGTCCCTCCATGTCCTGCATGGCCATTGACCTGATCTCTTCAATAATCCTGTTGCGACCCATGGTAATCGTTACCCTTTTTATATCTGCCTCCTCCAGTTCCTTAGTTGTATACTCCAGTCTGCGATTTGTATTTCTCAAGACCTCCCGTAGGGTATATGCACTAATCACGTTCTTGACCGAAGACTCAATTACCTCGTCCAATACACTTTGACCGCGCGACTCCGTACCGAGAGACGTATAAAACCTGAGAGGATCCGTGATTTTCCATCGTGCCCATGCACCCACACCAATGTTCTCCTTGTCTCTGGTCAAAAGGTCACTCGATTCACCCTTCCATTCAAGCAGCCTCTTATCAAAAAAAATAACCTCCTGAATAAAAGGAATTTTTGCATGAAGCCCTGACTCTGTTACCGTTCGGACAGGCTTTCCAAATTGGGTAACCACGGCCTGTAACCGTATATCCACAACATAAAGCGCCGACCGTAAACATACCAATATGCCAGCCGCAGCGATGAGTATCATAACCATACCATTCTTTTTCATTATTTTCACCTTTACCTATAACGTTTGATATTACTCATTAATCCTCAGCATAGGCAGCATGCCTTCCAGGTCCTTATCGATAATATATAATTT is part of the Candidatus Jettenia sp. AMX2 genome and harbors:
- the hflC gene encoding protease modulator HflC, whose amino-acid sequence is MKKNGMVMILIAAAGILVCLRSALYVVDIRLQAVVTQFGKPVRTVTESGLHAKIPFIQEVIFFDKRLLEWKGESSDLLTRDKENIGVGAWARWKITDPLRFYTSLGTESRGQSVLDEVIESSVKNVISAYTLREVLRNTNRRLEYTTKELEEADIKRVTITMGRNRIIEEIRSMAMQDMEGRYGIELVDIRIWYINYVEAVIPKIYDRMRSERIRIANRYESEGRKEEAEILGSMKRELDRIESEGYRTAEEIRGQANAEAIKIYAEAYTKAPEFYSFIKTLETYESTFDKQAHVILTTDGDYFKYLKTFQPEGDEMAALPGWESEGDRLSELKTLLPEEIFPLD